The genome window GCCCGACCCGATTCTGGTTGGCCGGAACGCCGATAAGCTGGCGGCCCTTTGTCAACAGTCAGGTGTGCAGAAAATGACCACCAACCTGGACGAAGCCCTGGCCGATCCGCACAACATCATTTATTTCGACGCGCAAACCACGGGCCGTCGGGCCGAGGGCGTTCGGAAAGCCGTGCTCGCCGGAAAACACGTTTATTGCGAAAAACCAACGGCGGTCAGTACGGAAGTCGCGCTGGAATTATACAATCTCTGCAAAGAGGCGGGCCTGAAAAATGGCGTCGTGCAGGACAAGCTCTGGTTACCGGGCTTGCTGAAGCTGAAGCGTCTGATTCAGAACGGGTTTTTTGGCGAGATTCTGTCCGTGCGCGGTGAGTTTGGCTACTGGGTTTTCGAAGGCCACACCATTCCGGCGCAGCGTCCATCCTGGAATTACCGCAAGGAAGACGACGGGGGAATCATTGTAGACATGCTCTGCCACTGGCGCTATGTGCTGGACAACGTATTCGGCAAGGTGAAAGCCGTTTCCTGCTTGGGTGCCACACACATTCCCGAACGCATCGACGAACAGGGCAAACCGTATGTCTGCACGGCGGATGACGCGGCCTACGCAACGTTCGAACTCGAAGGCGGCGTGATTGCGCAGTTCAATTCGTCGTGGACGGTGCGAGTGCGGCGCGACGATCTGCTAACGTTGCAGGTTGACGGGACGAAAGGCTCGGCGGTGGCGGGTCTGCGGGAGTGTTACATCCAGCATTACGGCAATACGCCCAAACCCGTCTGGAACCCGGACATCGAGCAGCCCATCAAGTTTTTTGAAGGCTGGGCGAAGGTGCCGGAGCAGGAGCCGTTCGACAACGCCTTCAAGGT of Tellurirhabdus bombi contains these proteins:
- a CDS encoding Gfo/Idh/MocA family protein, with amino-acid sequence MKEHKVGIIMNGVTGRMGTNQHLLRSIAAIIKQGGVKVGTDEVIMPDPILVGRNADKLAALCQQSGVQKMTTNLDEALADPHNIIYFDAQTTGRRAEGVRKAVLAGKHVYCEKPTAVSTEVALELYNLCKEAGLKNGVVQDKLWLPGLLKLKRLIQNGFFGEILSVRGEFGYWVFEGHTIPAQRPSWNYRKEDDGGIIVDMLCHWRYVLDNVFGKVKAVSCLGATHIPERIDEQGKPYVCTADDAAYATFELEGGVIAQFNSSWTVRVRRDDLLTLQVDGTKGSAVAGLRECYIQHYGNTPKPVWNPDIEQPIKFFEGWAKVPEQEPFDNAFKVQWELFLKHVVKDEPFPWDLREGAKGVQLAEKGIESWEKRCWVDIQEL